One Nicotiana sylvestris chromosome 12, ASM39365v2, whole genome shotgun sequence genomic window carries:
- the LOC138882776 gene encoding uncharacterized protein produces MFQIRKEISSISQGSSNISSYFNRIKKLWDELTFSISYPPCVCGCKEAFQKIEEDQKVHQFLMGLNENYSNVRRNILMMKPLPNIDTVYAILIEDESQADAKNSIPSFSLESASFTTAV; encoded by the coding sequence ATGTTTCAGATACGCAAGGAAATTTCTTCCATCTCTCAAGGATCTTCCAACATATCATCTTACTTCAATAGGATTAAGAAACTCTGGGATGAGCTAACATTCTCTATATCCTATCCTCCTTGTGTGTGTGGGTGCAAGGAAGCCTTTCAGAAGATAGAAGAAGACCAAAAGGTCCACCAATTTCTAATGGGTTTAAATGAGAACTACTCTAACGTGAGAAGAAATATTTTGATGATGAAGCCTCTTCCAAATATAGATACTGTGTATGCAATTCTGATTGAAGATGAGAGTCAGGCAGATGCTAAAAATTCAATTCCCTCTTTCAGTTTAGAGTCTGCATCATTTACTACTGCAGTTTAG